Within the Streptomyces vilmorinianum genome, the region GCGCCGCCTATCTGCTCCTCAACCGGCTCGACCAGGAAGGGCCGATGGGCGTCAAGGCGCTCGCGGCGGGCATGGGCATCGACTCCTCCACCGTCACCCGCCAGGTCGCCCCGCTCGTCGACACGGGCCTGGTCAAGCGCACCTCGCACCCGGAGGACGGGCGCGCGGTCGTGCTCCAGCTCTCCCCGCGCGGCCTGGCCCGCCTGGAGGAGGTCCGCGCCTCGCGGCGCGAGCTGATGGCGCAGGTGACGGAGGGCTGGACGGCGGAGGAGCGCGAGTCGTTCTGCACGCTGCTCACCCGCTTCAACTCGGCCCTGTCCGCACGCCAGTCGGGGCTGCCGCCCGCCACCGACACGGAGTCCGCATCCGGCTGACGCCGACCTCTTGACCTGGGCCGCGCCCTGTCCTCATATGAGGACGTGGGAGATCGACAGGACGGCCGGGAGGGCCAACCGCATTCCCGCACCCGGCAGTTCGAGGCGTTCGTGGCGGGGGCGGCGGGACGGCTGCTGCATGCCGCGACGCTGCTCACCGCCGAGACCCGGGCGCGCAACCCCCGCGCCCAGGCGCTGCTGACCGCCTCCCTCGCGCACACCTACGCCCAGTGGGACCGGCTGCGCGGCGAGGATCCGTACGACCTCACCCGCGCCGACCTCGCCACCCGCTTCGCCCGCACCGCGCGTCGGCACCAGCGCGGCCGGGGCGGCATCCTGTCCGCGCTCAGCCCGCAGGAGCGTCTCGTCGTGGTGCTGCGGCTGTACGAGGGTGTGGCCGAGGAGCAGACGGCGGCCCTGCTCGGGCTGCCCGAGGACCGGATCCGGGCCCTGTGCGCCCGGTCCGTTTCGGCGCTGCGGGACCGGCAGGGAAGGATCGCCTCATGAGCCGGTACGAGCAGCGGGAGGACGAGGTCCGGCGGATGCTGGAGAGCCCGCGCCCGCAGGTCCCAGGCGACCTGGCCGCGCGGGCCGTGGAGCGCGGGACCCGGCTGTTGAACCGGGACCGGGCGGTGCGCCGGGCGGGCTGGGTGCTGCTGGTCGTCGCGGTGATCGCGTTCGCGGTGTGGGCCTCGGTCGTACGGCCCTGGGAGGTGCCGCCGGCGGGGACCACACCACCGCTCGAAGGCTTCTGAGGCTGATCGGGCGGGGTGGGGCGGATGCCGCCGGGCGCCCCGCGCGGGAGCGCCCGGCGGGACGTGACTAGCCCAGCGCCTGGCGCAGGTCCGCCAGCAGGTCGTCCACGTTCTCGATGCCCACGGAGAGCCGGACCAGGTCGGCCGGGACCTCCAGGGCCGAGCCCGCCACGCTCGCGTGCGTCATCCGGCCCGGGTGCTCGATCAGGGACTCGACACCGCCCAGGGACTCGCCCAGGGTGAAGAGCTTCGCGCGGTTGCAGACCTCGACGGCCGCTTCCTCGCCGCCCACGACGCGGAAGGAGATCATGCCGCCGAAGGCCTTCATCTGCTTCGCGGCGATCTCGTGGCCCGGGTGCTCCGGCAGCCCCGGGTAGAGGACCTGGGTGACCTTCGGGTGCTGGGTCAGCATCTCCGCGACCTTGGTCGCGTTCTCGCTGTGCCGGTCCATCCGGACGGCGAGCGTCTTGATGCCGCGCAGCACGATCCAGGAGTCGAACGGGCCGGCGACCGCGCCCATCGCGTTCTGGTGGTACGCCAGTTCCTCGCCGAGCGTCTCGTCGGCCGTCACCAGCGCGCCGCCGACGACGTCCGAGTGGCCGCCCATGTACTTGGTCAGCGAGTGCACGACGACGTCCGCGCCGAGCGACAGCGGCTGCTGGAGGTACGGCGAGGCGAAGGTGTTGTCGACGACCAGCTTCGCCCCCGCCGTACGGGCCACGTCCGCGACGGCCGCGATGTCGGTGATGCCGAGCAGCGGGTTCGACGGGGTCTCGACCCAGATCAGCTTCGTACGCTCGTTGATCGCGGCGCGCACGGACTCGATGTCGGAGGTGTCGGCGACGGAGAAGTCCGCACCCCAGCGCTGGACGACCTTGGCGAAGAGCCGGAAGGTGCCACCGTAGGCGTCGTTGGGGATGACCACATGGGCGCCGGGGTAGAGGACCGTCCGCAGCAGGCAGTCCTCGGCGGCGAGACCCGAGGCGAAGGCGAGTCCGCGCCGGCCGCCCTCCAGCGCCGCGAGGTTCTCCTCGAGGGCGGTACGGGTGGGGTTGGCGCTCCGGCTGTACTCGTAACCGCCGCGCAGCCCGCCCACGCCGTCCTGCTTGTAGGTGGACACCTGGTAGATCGGCGGGACGACCGCGCCGGTCAGCGGGTCGGCGGTGTTGCCCGCGTGGATCGCGCGGGTCTCGAAGCTCTGGTGGATGTGCTCGTCGCTCATGTGTCAGGAGCGTAGTCCTGAGCGCGGTCCCCCGCCGCCCATCGTCTCACCGGGTGTCCTGGACAATGGACACATGGAGATTCTCTGGTTCCTGATGGCGGTCGCGCTGCTGGTCGCGGTCGTGGCCCCGTACGTGAGGCGCCGCCGCGGCGGGGTCGGCATCCGCCAGGTGGCGCCGGGTGCGCCCGACGCCGCCGACCCGGAGGCGTACGGCTTCCTGCGCCAGGAGGAGCAGGACGTACGGATGCCGGGGCCGGACCAGGATCTGCTCGACGTCCTCGACGTGGTCCAGGCGACCCAGGACTGGCGGGCGGCCTCGCAGCTGCTCGCCGCCACGGAGAAGGAGGGCGAGGTCCGCTGGCAGCGCGTGCAGGCGTTCGCGGGCGCGGCCTCGCTGGAGCTCCAGCGGAAGCCCGGCGTGGGCGGAGCGTGGCTGCGCGCCTGGCGCGCGGACTCGCCCAAGGACCCGGGCGGTGCCGCCGTGCACGCCGAGTTCCTGGTGCAGCAGGCGTGGCGCTCGTCCGCCGCCGGCACCGACG harbors:
- a CDS encoding MarR family winged helix-turn-helix transcriptional regulator encodes the protein MPTSQDMTTELDPGLLDALQHQVAVFARRAEQTRLGGTGQLRNSMDRAAYLLLNRLDQEGPMGVKALAAGMGIDSSTVTRQVAPLVDTGLVKRTSHPEDGRAVVLQLSPRGLARLEEVRASRRELMAQVTEGWTAEERESFCTLLTRFNSALSARQSGLPPATDTESASG
- a CDS encoding sigma factor-like helix-turn-helix DNA-binding protein, whose product is MGDRQDGREGQPHSRTRQFEAFVAGAAGRLLHAATLLTAETRARNPRAQALLTASLAHTYAQWDRLRGEDPYDLTRADLATRFARTARRHQRGRGGILSALSPQERLVVVLRLYEGVAEEQTAALLGLPEDRIRALCARSVSALRDRQGRIAS
- a CDS encoding cystathionine gamma-synthase; translated protein: MSDEHIHQSFETRAIHAGNTADPLTGAVVPPIYQVSTYKQDGVGGLRGGYEYSRSANPTRTALEENLAALEGGRRGLAFASGLAAEDCLLRTVLYPGAHVVIPNDAYGGTFRLFAKVVQRWGADFSVADTSDIESVRAAINERTKLIWVETPSNPLLGITDIAAVADVARTAGAKLVVDNTFASPYLQQPLSLGADVVVHSLTKYMGGHSDVVGGALVTADETLGEELAYHQNAMGAVAGPFDSWIVLRGIKTLAVRMDRHSENATKVAEMLTQHPKVTQVLYPGLPEHPGHEIAAKQMKAFGGMISFRVVGGEEAAVEVCNRAKLFTLGESLGGVESLIEHPGRMTHASVAGSALEVPADLVRLSVGIENVDDLLADLRQALG